The genomic interval TACTTTCTGAAGAAACAATTTCTAATAAAATATATTTTATACGTGGTCAAAAAGTGATGCTTGATGGCGATTTGGCATTACTTTATGGGATAGAGACCAAAGTATTAAAGCAAGCTGTTAAAAGAAATTTATCAAGATTTCCCGATGATTTTATGTTTGAACTTACTAAGATTGAATCCGATTCTCTAAGGTCACAAATTGTGACCTTAGAGAAAGGAAGAGGTAAATATCAAAAATATTTACCCTTTGCTTTTACAGAATATGGAGTTCTAATGTTATCAAGCGTTCTAAAAAGCGACAAAGCAATACAAACCAATATTCAAATCATGAGGATTTTCACGAAAGTGAGACAAATGCTTTTGGACACAACAGAAATTAAAGTGGATATACTGCAGATTCAAAAGAAGTTAGAAAATCATGATAAAAACATTGAATTGGTTTTTTCTTATTTAGATGAATTGACGGAGAAAAAAGAAAACGAATCTGAAAGAGTGAAAATTGGTTATAAAAAATAACTTTCGAAATTT from Flavobacterium sp. YJ01 carries:
- a CDS encoding ORF6N domain-containing protein; protein product: MADISLLSEETISNKIYFIRGQKVMLDGDLALLYGIETKVLKQAVKRNLSRFPDDFMFELTKIESDSLRSQIVTLEKGRGKYQKYLPFAFTEYGVLMLSSVLKSDKAIQTNIQIMRIFTKVRQMLLDTTEIKVDILQIQKKLENHDKNIELVFSYLDELTEKKENESERVKIGYKK